From a single Bacteroidales bacterium genomic region:
- a CDS encoding PAS domain S-box protein translates to MKKVREIFQSWLSETDESEREKYFNEQIVPLLFNYPGSRVDWKSLYYINSYQGFVHWLTEQVHDSLPVDKCLVSFSECILDDRLRLLALSGTQELVELLSKQIFSDFIDLSFLLNSDVKEQIKKNELIFLHDLRQVLLNLYRPEIDHLLKEISLSYMYGFGFVDEKNILGTLVIFVPRILNALEIHRLNSFLKFLNALFLFFQRYLYLTHVYHDLELLLNQNKQCIVLFDENGKWIVGNQVAIEIFLGQVDLFDSKTLDILGLTLLDVENLKNGKHFFFSTYHLKNLKNTHLRNMVYGYIKPHFKTPHQVSSYLMYFLPSDESENIKKSIAAIEERYQRIFYYMQDVYFEVDWDGNIIELSPSVGKVIGKPREELIGKNMLEFYNDPLEREKYLQLLSVQGSVQNYLLELKSNEGEIFYVSVNSKVIQNSDGKKIIVGSLRNVTSEELNKRELHEAQQKFRTIFEEVPVGLCLLGLDGQVIEINETLVKMLGSPSKEMSKQLNIFKVTPERTTELKKAIERVHQTGQTMTAEINYRSYWGKELYARVQIKPFYFTGFDVPTVLLLVEDLTDYQHIKKEQATLQTRFNELFNKTKDFVLLLNEKWEIVSANEVFVQWSGLSLSQVNKQSIHAFFSFGDVERMKKLLIHSHQNLVLTLEMTNLRNEKRWVELSLTPLPDKDNQQEIFILGRDVTERMHQSILLEKTLQEKERLILELHHRLKNIFQIILSLLNHYDRYFKSTSMPQDYFDLLKKKIFIMAIAYTEFYFKDFQLNIPIHQFIDLLALTSQMTNFHLVKDNNQTNFQINIDKAIPLGLAINCLYNMAEKYHNDKEFQINVKLHESQCEISFSNCAFPLSILKQYPFEAEFLKMMVTHALNGRLTIDQDRCLILY, encoded by the coding sequence ATGAAAAAAGTACGTGAGATTTTTCAAAGCTGGTTGTCTGAGACAGATGAAAGTGAGAGAGAAAAATATTTTAATGAGCAAATTGTTCCCCTTCTTTTCAACTACCCTGGGTCTCGTGTAGATTGGAAGTCCTTATATTATATTAACTCGTATCAAGGTTTTGTTCACTGGTTAACGGAACAGGTTCATGACAGTCTGCCTGTTGATAAGTGTCTAGTATCATTTTCAGAGTGTATATTGGACGATCGCCTTCGTTTATTAGCTTTATCTGGTACTCAGGAGCTGGTAGAGCTGTTAAGCAAGCAAATATTTTCCGATTTTATAGACTTAAGCTTTTTATTAAATAGTGATGTAAAAGAACAAATCAAAAAAAACGAATTGATTTTTCTTCACGATTTGAGGCAAGTTCTTTTGAATTTATATCGTCCAGAAATAGACCATTTGCTTAAGGAAATTTCTCTGTCTTATATGTATGGGTTTGGCTTTGTGGATGAAAAAAATATTCTTGGCACGTTGGTCATATTCGTTCCCAGAATTCTAAATGCACTGGAGATACACAGGTTGAATTCTTTTTTGAAATTCCTTAATGCTTTATTTCTTTTTTTTCAAAGATACTTGTACTTGACTCATGTTTATCACGATCTTGAATTATTGTTAAATCAAAATAAGCAATGTATCGTATTGTTCGATGAAAATGGTAAATGGATAGTTGGAAATCAGGTTGCAATCGAAATTTTTTTGGGTCAAGTTGATTTATTTGATTCAAAAACGCTTGACATATTGGGTTTAACTTTATTGGACGTAGAAAATTTAAAAAATGGAAAACATTTTTTCTTTTCTACATATCATCTAAAAAATCTTAAAAATACTCATCTTAGAAATATGGTTTATGGTTACATAAAACCACATTTTAAAACTCCTCATCAGGTATCATCTTACTTAATGTATTTTCTTCCATCCGATGAATCTGAAAATATCAAAAAATCCATTGCAGCCATTGAAGAAAGGTATCAGAGAATTTTTTACTACATGCAGGATGTTTATTTTGAGGTTGATTGGGATGGAAATATCATCGAACTAAGTCCTTCGGTTGGCAAAGTGATAGGAAAACCTCGAGAAGAATTGATAGGTAAGAATATGCTAGAATTCTATAATGATCCCCTGGAACGTGAAAAATATTTACAACTTCTATCCGTACAAGGTTCTGTACAAAATTATCTTTTAGAACTGAAAAGTAATGAAGGAGAAATTTTTTATGTTTCTGTGAATTCTAAGGTCATTCAAAATAGTGATGGAAAAAAGATCATTGTTGGATCTTTGAGAAATGTAACATCTGAAGAGTTAAATAAACGCGAACTTCATGAAGCCCAGCAAAAATTTAGAACTATTTTTGAGGAAGTACCTGTTGGGCTTTGTTTGCTTGGCTTGGACGGTCAGGTAATTGAAATCAACGAAACACTTGTTAAAATGTTAGGATCTCCTTCTAAGGAAATGAGTAAACAGTTGAATATATTTAAAGTAACTCCCGAAAGAACAACTGAACTCAAGAAAGCCATTGAGCGTGTTCATCAGACAGGGCAAACGATGACAGCGGAGATCAATTATCGAAGTTATTGGGGTAAAGAACTTTACGCACGCGTACAAATTAAACCTTTTTATTTTACAGGTTTTGATGTGCCTACTGTGTTACTTCTTGTGGAAGACCTTACGGATTATCAGCATATCAAGAAAGAACAAGCTACTTTGCAAACGCGATTTAACGAACTCTTTAATAAAACCAAAGATTTCGTTTTGCTTTTGAACGAAAAATGGGAAATTGTTTCAGCTAATGAGGTATTTGTTCAATGGAGTGGTTTATCGCTTTCGCAAGTAAACAAGCAATCTATTCATGCTTTTTTCTCTTTCGGGGATGTTGAGCGTATGAAAAAACTACTTATTCATTCCCATCAGAATCTCGTGTTAACTCTTGAAATGACTAATCTTCGAAATGAAAAACGATGGGTTGAATTATCCCTTACACCATTGCCAGATAAAGATAATCAGCAAGAAATATTTATTCTTGGGCGAGATGTTACAGAACGAATGCATCAATCTATCTTGCTTGAAAAAACATTGCAAGAAAAAGAAAGATTAATCCTTGAATTACATCATAGGTTAAAAAATATTTTTCAAATTATTCTTTCTTTGTTGAATCATTACGACCGTTATTTCAAATCTACTTCGATGCCACAAGATTATTTCGATTTGCTCAAAAAGAAAATATTTATCATGGCTATTGCTTACACTGAGTTTTATTTCAAAGATTTTCAGTTGAATATTCCCATTCATCAATTTATTGATCTTTTGGCACTTACTAGCCAAATGACCAACTTTCATTTGGTAAAAGATAATAATCAAACGAATTTTCAGATAAATATCGACAAAGCTATCCCCTTGGGTTTAGCCATTAATTGCCTCTATAACATGGCAGAAAAATACCATAACGATAAAGAATTTCAGATCAATGTTAAACTTCATGAAAGTCAATGTGAAATTTCTTTTTCCAACTGTGCTTTTCCTTTGTCTATTTTAAAACAATATCCTTTTGAAGCAGAGTTTCTTAAAATGATGGTAACTCATGCGCTCAATGGTCGATTAACGATTGATCAGGATCGATGCTTGATTCTCTATTAA
- the mnmA gene encoding tRNA 2-thiouridine(34) synthase MnmA: MDVALLVSGGVDSSVACYLMVQRGYKPHLFYIAIGPDKGIKEFDCKMEEDVEMCRWIAKKFQLPFEIVSLHDEYWEMIMHYHLESLKMGKTPNPDVLCNQLIKFGIFVEKYGKNYSLVATGHYAHIQRWQGVGYLHTAKDKIKDQTYFLSSLSLEQLQHLHFPLAHITKEEVRALAKDLGFPNANRKGSSGICFIARNQYTELIKSFLGTWEGEFVEYETGKKIGQHQGHWFYTIGQRKGLGLPGGPWFVVKKDAYQNVVYISRGYQPESIMKRIIYVRDIHPLFPVEINEHNYIHGFVKIRHTPNFSKAKVIKKGHYILIETEEPQQGVAPGQFAVMYDENRKFVLFSGEMIYPDT, encoded by the coding sequence ATGGATGTTGCTTTGTTAGTTTCTGGAGGTGTTGATAGTAGCGTTGCCTGTTATTTGATGGTACAACGTGGATATAAGCCTCATTTATTCTATATAGCTATCGGTCCTGATAAAGGAATTAAGGAGTTCGACTGTAAGATGGAAGAAGATGTTGAAATGTGTAGGTGGATAGCAAAAAAGTTCCAACTCCCTTTCGAAATAGTTTCCTTACATGATGAATATTGGGAAATGATTATGCACTATCATTTAGAAAGTCTTAAAATGGGAAAAACTCCTAATCCGGACGTATTGTGCAATCAGCTCATCAAATTTGGAATTTTTGTTGAAAAATATGGTAAGAATTACTCTCTTGTTGCTACTGGTCATTACGCTCACATTCAGAGATGGCAAGGGGTCGGATATCTTCACACTGCAAAAGATAAAATAAAAGATCAAACATATTTTCTTTCCTCTCTTTCTTTGGAACAATTACAACATCTACATTTTCCTCTTGCTCACATTACGAAAGAAGAAGTTCGAGCATTAGCAAAAGATCTTGGATTTCCAAATGCCAATCGTAAAGGAAGTAGTGGAATTTGTTTCATAGCCCGAAATCAATATACTGAATTAATTAAAAGTTTCCTTGGAACTTGGGAAGGAGAATTTGTAGAGTACGAAACAGGCAAAAAAATAGGTCAACATCAGGGTCATTGGTTTTATACCATTGGTCAGCGAAAAGGACTTGGTCTGCCGGGAGGACCATGGTTTGTCGTAAAAAAGGATGCCTATCAAAATGTGGTATACATTTCGAGAGGGTATCAACCAGAAAGCATCATGAAAAGAATTATCTATGTTCGGGACATTCATCCTTTATTCCCCGTTGAAATTAATGAACACAATTACATTCATGGATTTGTGAAAATTAGACATACTCCAAATTTTTCGAAGGCAAAGGTGATCAAAAAAGGTCACTACATTCTGATAGAAACCGAAGAACCTCAACAAGGTGTGGCACCAGGGCAATTTGCTGTCATGTATGATGAAAATCGAAAATTTGTTTTATTTTCAGGTGAAATGATATATCCAGACACATGA
- a CDS encoding peptidoglycan DD-metalloendopeptidase family protein, translating to MILKKFSILLFLIPSIIFSQVDSLADDFSDVLDTIEYQGEKIVLYKNNSWTFLSSIDQLKRDELFCDTSMIFKECWNTNMTFTYGSSGTINDSIVIPLIDSVRKFVLPHYGSINSGFGWRGRREHKAIDINLDVGTPVRAAFDGKVRYAQYNKGGYGKLIIIRHFNGLETYYAHLSKIYVKPNQIVKAGQIIGAGGNTGASWTGAHLHFEVRWKDHAFDPLKIIDFENQKLKSDTLVLKPSDFKVVQDHKAYARNLVNGDKPMPRYGGVTTPTQTNPNKASPSNDKLYQSVKPGTYHMVQKGESLWSIANKYGTTVENLCKLNNIQPNSVIQIGQKIRIK from the coding sequence ATGATTTTGAAAAAGTTTTCTATTCTTTTGTTTCTTATTCCTTCTATAATATTTTCTCAAGTTGATTCTCTCGCAGATGACTTTTCAGATGTTCTAGATACAATTGAATATCAAGGTGAGAAAATTGTTTTATATAAAAACAATAGCTGGACTTTTTTATCCTCCATCGATCAGTTAAAAAGAGATGAACTTTTTTGTGACACTTCTATGATATTTAAAGAATGCTGGAACACTAATATGACTTTTACTTATGGCTCTTCAGGTACTATTAATGATAGTATCGTTATACCTTTGATAGATTCTGTCAGAAAATTTGTTTTGCCTCATTATGGTTCAATCAATTCAGGTTTTGGGTGGCGTGGACGTCGTGAGCACAAAGCTATTGATATTAATTTGGATGTTGGTACGCCAGTGAGGGCCGCTTTCGATGGGAAAGTCAGATATGCCCAATACAACAAGGGTGGTTATGGAAAACTAATCATCATTAGGCATTTTAATGGTCTTGAGACTTATTATGCTCACCTTTCAAAAATTTATGTCAAACCCAATCAAATTGTAAAAGCTGGTCAAATCATAGGAGCTGGTGGCAATACGGGTGCTAGCTGGACGGGTGCTCATCTCCATTTTGAGGTGCGCTGGAAAGACCATGCTTTTGATCCACTCAAAATCATAGATTTCGAAAACCAAAAGCTTAAGAGTGATACCCTAGTATTGAAACCTTCAGACTTTAAAGTTGTACAAGATCACAAAGCTTACGCAAGAAATCTTGTCAACGGCGACAAACCCATGCCCAGATACGGAGGTGTGACTACGCCAACTCAAACCAATCCTAATAAAGCTTCACCATCTAACGACAAACTATACCAGTCAGTAAAACCAGGTACATACCATATGGTTCAAAAAGGTGAATCTCTCTGGTCTATAGCTAATAAATATGGTACAACAGTAGAAAATTTATGCAAACTCAACAATATCCAGCCTAATTCAGTCATTCAAATTGGTCAGAAAATTAGAATTAAATAA
- the rdgB gene encoding RdgB/HAM1 family non-canonical purine NTP pyrophosphatase: MKLIFVTNNFHKLEEAWEILKDCQIEVLSLKDIGLEVPIEETGDTFDQNAMIKAQTIYQLVGLDCFADDSGLEVMALNNEPGVWSSCYAGEEGNSDKNISKLLRRLEGIENRKARFVTVICFIWRGNSYFFKGEVYGQIIRERRGKGGFGYDSVFVPEGYDRTFAEMTMEEKNNISHRKKALMAMRTFIEKEIGKY; the protein is encoded by the coding sequence ATGAAACTAATTTTTGTAACCAATAATTTCCATAAATTGGAGGAAGCTTGGGAAATTCTTAAAGACTGTCAAATTGAAGTATTGTCTTTAAAAGACATAGGTCTCGAAGTACCCATAGAGGAAACCGGAGATACTTTTGATCAAAATGCTATGATCAAAGCTCAGACTATCTATCAACTTGTGGGATTAGATTGCTTTGCTGATGATAGTGGTCTAGAAGTAATGGCTTTAAACAACGAACCTGGAGTATGGTCTTCTTGTTATGCAGGTGAAGAAGGTAATTCAGACAAGAACATTTCTAAATTACTACGACGACTGGAAGGAATTGAAAACAGAAAAGCTCGTTTCGTAACGGTCATTTGTTTCATTTGGAGAGGCAATTCATATTTTTTTAAAGGTGAGGTATACGGGCAGATTATTCGGGAAAGAAGAGGAAAGGGTGGATTTGGCTACGACAGTGTTTTTGTACCCGAAGGTTACGATAGAACTTTTGCTGAAATGACTATGGAAGAGAAAAACAATATTAGCCATCGAAAAAAAGCTTTGATGGCTATGAGAACTTTTATCGAAAAAGAAATTGGCAAATATTAA
- a CDS encoding amino acid permease, which translates to MNERTSRLNLLTATNFVIANMIGTGVFTSLGFQLNVFSNPVTILLLWLIGGILALFGAFAYAELGTLFPRSGGEYNFLRQIYHPSLGFLAGWTSITIGFAAPVGLACIAFGKYLYQIFPYLTPTWYALIILAIITLAHSRTINLSSGFQNGFTLFKIFFIVFFILAGLLFSPSNQDSTNPITLDNLFNDIFSAGFFVSLIYVSYAYSGWNASAYFVNDLKNPRSQLPRSLVLGTGFVMLLYLLLNYTFMQVAPLEKLKGEVEIGFIAAEYIFNPNISKLMALIISLLLISSISSMVFTGPRVLQVMGEDIFLFKKLAYKTQKGIPLYALLFQSLISAILILLTNFENLLTFTGFTLNIFTFLSVMGIFIVRYKKLKFPSAVRTIGHPLTTLFFMLFNAAMAVFLIVERPTESLAGLGLLLVGGLIYIIDQKISKS; encoded by the coding sequence ATGAATGAAAGAACATCTCGCTTAAATCTTCTCACTGCCACAAATTTTGTCATAGCTAACATGATTGGTACAGGTGTATTCACTTCTCTGGGGTTTCAACTAAATGTATTTAGCAATCCAGTAACCATCCTTTTGCTTTGGCTAATTGGAGGGATCCTTGCCCTTTTCGGAGCTTTTGCCTATGCGGAGCTAGGGACTTTATTTCCACGCAGTGGTGGTGAATACAATTTTCTTCGTCAAATATACCATCCTTCACTTGGCTTTTTAGCTGGATGGACTTCCATAACTATAGGTTTTGCTGCCCCTGTTGGACTTGCGTGTATTGCTTTTGGAAAATATCTGTACCAGATCTTCCCTTATCTTACTCCAACATGGTATGCATTGATTATTCTTGCGATCATTACATTGGCTCATTCGCGTACCATTAATTTAAGTAGTGGTTTTCAAAATGGCTTTACATTATTTAAAATCTTTTTCATTGTATTTTTCATTCTAGCAGGATTATTGTTCTCTCCTTCCAATCAGGATTCTACCAATCCGATTACTTTAGACAATCTATTCAATGATATTTTTTCTGCCGGCTTCTTTGTTAGCCTTATATACGTATCTTATGCTTATAGTGGATGGAATGCTTCAGCTTATTTTGTAAACGATCTGAAAAATCCTCGTTCTCAGCTTCCACGCTCGCTCGTGCTAGGAACTGGTTTTGTCATGCTGCTCTATTTGCTATTGAACTATACTTTCATGCAAGTAGCACCTTTAGAAAAATTGAAAGGCGAGGTAGAAATAGGTTTCATTGCAGCTGAATACATTTTCAATCCAAATATCAGCAAATTAATGGCTCTTATTATTTCTCTTTTACTTATTTCCTCTATAAGCTCCATGGTTTTTACTGGGCCACGCGTCTTACAAGTCATGGGTGAAGATATATTTCTTTTCAAAAAACTTGCTTATAAAACCCAAAAGGGAATACCACTATATGCATTGCTTTTTCAATCTCTTATCAGTGCCATCCTTATTCTTCTGACCAATTTTGAAAATCTTCTTACTTTTACGGGATTTACTTTAAATATATTTACTTTTCTATCCGTAATGGGGATTTTTATTGTCCGATATAAGAAGCTAAAATTTCCATCGGCCGTAAGAACAATCGGTCATCCTTTGACTACTTTATTTTTTATGTTGTTTAACGCTGCCATGGCTGTTTTTTTGATTGTTGAGCGACCTACTGAATCTTTAGCAGGACTGGGGCTTCTTCTTGTTGGTGGATTGATATACATCATTGATCAAAAAATATCAAAATCATGA
- a CDS encoding class A beta-lactamase-related serine hydrolase codes for MVRKLELNNFLLVFFIYFFPCLKEGKSQYVYKPDDTSYLANLIFVQYCDSFPEIYEEPEKFQLQIIFVRINRDSLQKPHFSRHTLGVNRYHYFYPASLIKLPVILLSLEKLQTLKKYGVNKYTCLKIGKVSSCQTKLTDDSTSLDGCPTIADFIRKILLVSDNISYNRLYEFLGQQYIHQQLRKKGYKDVYILKRFSSACSVEENRLTNPFWFYNKHNQILYYQPPQTNTQILYVPYNIQTQIGKGYLKGKVLEEKPFDFRYSSFLPLEDALEMIQSIFFPESLPPRKRWNISEEDRAFLIRYLAMYPRQSKYKIYKNYEKYEDSYKKYFCIGDSKDTIQDNGLKIFNIVGLSYGFVMDVAYIVHLEKKIEFLVAAVIYTNANDILNDDQYEYHQIAFPFFGKLGRILLQEEEKRIKNVLPNFSELEKILQDTVQSHN; via the coding sequence TTGGTCAGAAAATTAGAATTAAATAATTTTTTACTAGTATTTTTCATCTATTTTTTTCCTTGCCTGAAAGAAGGAAAAAGTCAGTATGTCTACAAACCTGATGATACATCGTATCTTGCAAATCTCATTTTTGTTCAGTATTGTGATTCCTTTCCAGAAATATATGAGGAACCTGAGAAATTTCAATTGCAAATCATTTTCGTCAGGATTAATCGAGATTCACTTCAAAAACCACATTTTTCCAGGCATACTTTAGGCGTAAATCGTTACCACTATTTTTATCCTGCTAGTCTTATCAAGTTGCCTGTCATACTCTTATCTCTTGAAAAGTTACAGACGCTTAAAAAATACGGTGTAAACAAATATACTTGCCTGAAAATAGGTAAGGTTAGCTCATGTCAGACAAAACTTACAGATGATTCCACATCATTAGATGGATGCCCAACCATAGCTGATTTTATTCGAAAAATACTTCTTGTTTCCGATAATATATCATATAATCGTTTGTATGAATTCCTTGGACAACAATACATTCACCAACAACTTCGAAAAAAAGGATACAAAGACGTTTATATTCTAAAACGTTTTTCTTCTGCCTGCTCTGTCGAAGAAAATCGCTTGACTAATCCATTTTGGTTTTATAACAAACACAACCAAATTCTATATTATCAACCTCCTCAGACCAATACTCAAATATTGTACGTTCCGTACAACATTCAAACCCAAATTGGTAAAGGTTACCTAAAAGGCAAAGTTCTTGAAGAGAAACCTTTCGATTTTCGTTATTCATCTTTCCTGCCTTTAGAAGATGCTCTAGAAATGATTCAATCCATTTTTTTCCCCGAGTCACTACCACCTCGTAAAAGATGGAACATATCAGAAGAAGACAGAGCTTTTTTAATCCGATATCTTGCCATGTATCCTCGTCAATCTAAATACAAAATATACAAAAATTACGAGAAATACGAAGACAGTTATAAAAAATATTTTTGCATTGGCGATTCTAAAGATACCATCCAAGATAATGGATTAAAAATTTTTAACATAGTCGGACTCAGTTATGGTTTTGTGATGGATGTAGCATACATCGTTCATCTTGAAAAAAAGATTGAATTTTTGGTGGCTGCTGTTATTTATACCAATGCAAACGATATTCTTAATGATGATCAATACGAATACCATCAGATTGCATTTCCTTTCTTTGGAAAATTAGGTCGAATACTACTTCAAGAAGAAGAAAAACGAATCAAAAACGTTCTCCCTAATTTTTCGGAACTTGAGAAAATATTGCAAGACACTGTACAATCACATAATTAG
- the gyrB gene encoding DNA topoisomerase (ATP-hydrolyzing) subunit B, with protein MSEKTLFDATQNLALLSETDKSNGYTAQNIQVLEGLEAVRKRPAMYIGDIGQKGLHHLVYEVVDNSIDEALAGYCTEIEVIIHEDNAITVKDNGRGIPVDWHEKEQKSALEVVMTVLHAGGKFDKGSYKVSGGLHGVGVSCVNALSSKLIATVHRDGKIYQQIYERGKPITEVNVIGETDQTGTIIFFKPDHHIFHTTTYSYEILAGRLRELSYLNKGIRLILTDLRKDEDGNITREEFYSERGLLDFIEYLDINREPLIEKPIYFEGEKNGIIYEIALQYNTSFSENVHTFVNNINTIEGGTHLAGFRRGLTRTLKAYAERNGMLAKLKFDINGDDFREGLTAIISVKVPEPQFEGQTKTKLGNNEVMGIIDTVVSEHLNYYLEENPKDAKNIVNKVILAATARHAARKARELVQRKGALSNTGLPGKLADCVEKDPRLCEIFLVEGDSAGGTAKQGRNRQFQAVLPLRGKILNVEKAMAHKIFDSEEIKNIFTALGVTIGTEEDSKELNLSKLRYHKVIIMTDADVDGSHITTLLLTFFFRYMKPLIENEHLYIATPPLYLIKKGNFSQYAWSDEERDQILTKLKNEGGDKGITVQRYKGLGEMNAEQLWETTMNPETRILRLVTIENAAEADRIFSMLMGDDVPPRREFIEKHAKYARIDA; from the coding sequence ATGAGTGAAAAGACATTATTTGACGCCACACAGAATTTAGCACTGCTATCTGAAACAGACAAATCTAATGGTTATACAGCTCAAAACATTCAAGTGCTTGAAGGGCTAGAAGCTGTGCGGAAGAGACCTGCCATGTATATTGGCGATATAGGACAAAAAGGCTTACATCACCTCGTATATGAAGTTGTCGACAATTCCATCGATGAAGCATTGGCAGGTTATTGTACTGAAATTGAAGTAATTATTCATGAAGACAATGCCATAACTGTCAAAGATAATGGTCGAGGAATACCTGTAGACTGGCACGAAAAGGAGCAAAAATCAGCACTTGAAGTGGTAATGACTGTTCTTCACGCTGGAGGCAAGTTCGATAAAGGTTCTTACAAAGTTTCAGGTGGTTTACACGGCGTTGGAGTATCGTGCGTAAATGCTCTTTCCTCGAAACTCATCGCTACAGTTCATCGAGATGGGAAAATCTACCAACAAATCTACGAACGCGGTAAACCAATTACCGAAGTAAATGTGATTGGTGAAACTGATCAAACTGGTACCATCATTTTTTTTAAGCCTGATCATCATATTTTCCACACAACCACTTATAGCTATGAAATTTTGGCAGGACGATTGCGGGAGCTTTCATATTTGAACAAAGGTATTCGCCTCATACTTACCGATCTACGAAAAGATGAAGATGGTAACATTACTCGTGAAGAATTTTACTCTGAAAGAGGATTGTTAGACTTTATCGAATATCTGGACATCAATCGTGAACCCCTCATAGAAAAACCCATATATTTTGAAGGTGAAAAAAATGGAATTATTTACGAAATAGCATTACAATACAACACATCTTTTTCCGAGAACGTACATACTTTTGTTAATAATATCAATACCATTGAGGGAGGTACTCACCTGGCAGGTTTTCGAAGAGGTCTCACACGAACTCTTAAAGCTTATGCTGAACGTAACGGCATGTTAGCAAAACTTAAATTTGATATTAACGGTGATGATTTTCGTGAAGGCTTAACAGCAATCATATCAGTAAAAGTTCCGGAACCACAATTTGAAGGACAAACTAAAACCAAACTGGGGAACAATGAAGTTATGGGAATTATCGACACAGTCGTGTCAGAACATTTAAATTATTACCTCGAAGAAAACCCTAAAGATGCAAAAAATATAGTCAATAAAGTCATCTTGGCTGCTACTGCTCGTCATGCTGCCCGCAAAGCTCGAGAATTGGTTCAACGTAAAGGTGCACTTTCCAATACTGGACTTCCGGGAAAATTGGCTGACTGTGTTGAAAAAGATCCTCGCCTGTGCGAAATTTTTCTCGTTGAGGGTGATAGTGCAGGTGGAACCGCTAAACAAGGTCGTAACAGACAATTTCAAGCCGTTCTTCCACTCCGTGGGAAAATTCTTAACGTAGAAAAAGCAATGGCTCATAAAATATTCGACTCTGAAGAAATTAAAAATATTTTCACAGCACTCGGAGTAACGATAGGAACAGAAGAAGACTCTAAAGAACTTAATCTATCGAAATTACGTTATCACAAGGTCATCATCATGACAGATGCTGATGTGGACGGAAGTCACATCACAACTCTTCTATTGACCTTTTTCTTTCGTTACATGAAACCACTCATAGAAAACGAACATCTTTACATTGCAACACCTCCACTTTATCTGATTAAGAAAGGAAATTTTTCACAATACGCATGGAGCGATGAAGAAAGAGACCAAATTCTAACCAAACTAAAAAACGAAGGCGGGGACAAAGGAATCACAGTCCAACGTTACAAAGGTCTTGGAGAAATGAATGCTGAACAACTATGGGAAACCACCATGAATCCAGAAACACGAATTCTCCGTTTAGTCACGATTGAAAATGCTGCCGAAGCTGATCGAATATTTTCTATGCTCATGGGCGATGATGTGCCTCCTCGACGCGAGTTCATAGAAAAACATGCTAAATATGCGAGAATAGATGCTTAA